The following are encoded together in the Salvelinus fontinalis isolate EN_2023a chromosome 38, ASM2944872v1, whole genome shotgun sequence genome:
- the LOC129837499 gene encoding CKLF-like MARVEL transmembrane domain-containing protein 8, whose amino-acid sequence MSCLLRKDASLPSFPPSFDFLSLFRGAGSKSGSSLKMEGAATRTVITSTSSSTEHFARSTLAYDRQFLRTASGLLVFAEIVFGLLVWMLIAGTEYFRVSAFGWVMFVAILYWVLTVIFLIIYLTTAYNRIPQVPWTTVGLFFNSSATVMYVVVAAVDAASISHAIKGRHNYTCWVASTFFAFLVTLCYAGSTYLSFKFWRSRDEEQ is encoded by the exons TGCCTACTCAGGAAAGACGCATCATTGCCATCTTTCCCTCCTTCCTTTGATTTTCTTTCTTTATTCAGAGGGGCAGGATCCAAAAGCGGTAGTTCGTTGAAAATGGAAGGAGCAGCGACGCGCACTGTGATAACGTCTACAAGCAGCAGCACGGAACATTTTGCCAGATCTACTCTGGCTTATGACAGGCAGTTTCTTCGCACTGCTTCGGGGCTCCTCGTTTTCGCAGAAATA GTGTTTGGTCTGCTGGTATGGATGCTGATAGCAGGGACGGAGTACTTCCGTGTGTCTGCCTTTGGGTGGGTCATGTTTGTGGCCATCTTGTACTGGGTCCTGACGgtcatcttcctcatcatctacCTGACCACGGCTTACAACAGGATCCCTCAGGTCCCCTGGACAACTGTG ggtctgttcttcaacagtagtgctacagtgatgtatgtggtGGTAGCAGCAGTGGACGCAGCCTCAATTAGCCATGCTATTAAGGGGCGCCATAACTACACCTGCTGGGTCGCATCCACA TTCTTTGCCTTCCTGGTCACGCTCTGCTATGCAGGAAGTACATATTTAAGTTTTAAATTCTGGCGCTCGAGGGATGAGGAACAATAA